The Polynucleobacter necessarius genome has a window encoding:
- a CDS encoding acyltransferase family protein: MAQGWLIGVDVFFVISGYLISTIIFESLDKGVFSFSEFYARRIKRIFPALILVLITCFAFGWFALLAGGIQAAG, translated from the coding sequence TTGGCTCAAGGGTGGCTTATTGGTGTTGACGTATTTTTTGTCATCTCGGGTTATTTAATATCCACGATTATTTTTGAGAGCCTGGATAAAGGGGTGTTTAGCTTCTCGGAATTTTACGCCCGCAGAATAAAGCGTATTTTCCCAGCACTCATTTTGGTTCTAATTACTTGTTTTGCATTTGGTTGGTTTGCTTTGCTTGCCGGTGGAATACAAGCAGCTGGGTAA
- a CDS encoding tyrosine-type recombinase/integrase: MNPAPWRGHLQTILPAPKRMMEVRHHSALAYRALPEFLIRLRNTDGVVALALEFAILNASRTGEVLGGLRSEVDDGIWTISASRMKARKEHRVPLTSRSSEILAIAKVMDEGSQYLFSRNGKPLSNMAMPKLLRRLNQNITVHGFRSTFRDWVSEETEHSPEVAEMALAHTIKNKVEAAYRRKDLLDRRRILMHDWLDFCNSQQFNNVTTLLAA, encoded by the coding sequence ATGAATCCTGCCCCCTGGCGTGGCCATCTACAAACAATCTTGCCAGCACCAAAAAGGATGATGGAAGTTCGGCATCACTCTGCACTAGCCTACCGGGCCTTGCCTGAATTTTTAATACGCTTACGCAATACAGATGGTGTTGTAGCACTTGCACTTGAATTTGCCATCCTTAATGCGTCAAGAACTGGTGAAGTGCTAGGCGGCCTTCGGTCGGAAGTTGATGATGGCATCTGGACTATTTCAGCAAGTCGCATGAAGGCACGCAAAGAGCATCGAGTGCCGCTTACAAGTCGCTCATCGGAAATTTTAGCAATTGCAAAAGTTATGGATGAAGGCAGCCAGTATCTATTTTCAAGAAACGGTAAGCCCCTAAGCAATATGGCAATGCCAAAGCTATTAAGACGGCTTAATCAAAATATTACTGTTCATGGCTTTCGCTCTACATTTAGGGACTGGGTATCTGAAGAAACCGAGCACTCCCCTGAAGTTGCTGAAATGGCTCTGGCACACACCATCAAAAATAAGGTTGAAGCAGCATATCGCAGGAAGGACCTTTTAGACCGTAGACGCATCCTCATGCATGATTGGCTCGACTTCTGCAACTCCCAGCAGTTTAATAATGTAACAACCCTATTAGCTGCATAA
- a CDS encoding tyrosine-type recombinase/integrase, translated as MPTNLDYRTALNLKKHGRYTDSVTRGLQLLYKPSGTKYWLLRFAFNGKRHELGIGPFPGLLPKEAREIAQEARTLIAKGENPLTSRLAQKAQRKALESKKVTFKDFALTCIEDKQSEWSSDKHAAQWTYSLEKFAYPVIGDMALDEIDTDDILKILTSI; from the coding sequence ATGCCAACAAACCTAGATTACCGTACCGCCCTGAACCTAAAAAAGCATGGTCGCTATACCGATTCGGTTACAAGAGGGCTGCAATTACTTTATAAGCCATCCGGAACGAAATATTGGCTTTTGAGATTCGCCTTCAATGGCAAGCGTCATGAACTTGGAATTGGCCCATTCCCTGGCCTTTTACCTAAAGAGGCTCGAGAAATTGCTCAAGAAGCAAGAACCTTGATAGCCAAAGGCGAAAATCCGCTAACAAGTAGACTTGCTCAAAAAGCCCAGCGTAAGGCTCTTGAAAGCAAAAAAGTAACCTTTAAAGACTTTGCTCTTACATGCATTGAAGACAAGCAATCCGAGTGGTCAAGCGATAAGCACGCAGCACAATGGACCTACTCGCTAGAAAAGTTTGCGTATCCAGTTATTGGTGATATGGCACTCGATGAAATTGATACAGACGACATTTTGAAGATATTGACCTCAATATGA
- a CDS encoding phasin family protein, producing the protein MFQNQLNNQISQAQAKAVENAKYLAQVAVESAKELAEINQAAAKDALVVAQDASAQLLAVKDAQQLAKLAQPETAQEAAKYTAAYQAKVNKVVRNGNKEVAQVVEASIDDARADMVKFVKEATKTAPAGSEAFVSAFKTAFETSLQQFDQVRASATDALANFEKSVDAALANIQGQYAVAKPAAKSRKAA; encoded by the coding sequence ATGTTCCAGAATCAATTAAACAACCAAATCTCACAAGCTCAAGCTAAAGCTGTTGAAAACGCTAAGTACTTGGCTCAAGTAGCTGTTGAAAGTGCAAAAGAATTAGCTGAAATCAACCAAGCTGCCGCTAAAGATGCTTTAGTAGTTGCTCAAGATGCAAGCGCACAATTGTTGGCAGTTAAAGATGCACAACAGTTGGCAAAATTGGCTCAGCCAGAAACTGCTCAAGAAGCTGCTAAGTACACTGCTGCTTACCAAGCTAAGGTAAACAAAGTTGTACGTAACGGTAACAAAGAAGTTGCTCAAGTAGTTGAGGCTTCTATTGATGACGCACGTGCTGACATGGTTAAGTTTGTTAAAGAAGCTACTAAGACAGCTCCTGCTGGTTCTGAGGCATTTGTATCTGCATTCAAAACTGCATTCGAAACTTCACTCCAACAGTTTGACCAAGTTCGCGCTTCAGCAACTGACGCTTTAGCAAACTTTGAGAAAAGTGTTGACGCTGCATTGGCTAACATTCAAGGCCAATACGCTGTAGCTAAGCCAGCTGCAAAAAGCCGTAAAGCTGCTTAA
- a CDS encoding YciI family protein codes for MIFAILLMDRPGTAELRIQVRPEHRAYLGKLADRMAFAGPLTSEDGKSTVGSLLVMDFPSKADVEAWLADEPFTRAGVYEKPIIHAFNNGWQQKVGFPPAV; via the coding sequence ATGATCTTTGCAATCCTTTTAATGGATCGGCCCGGCACCGCAGAGCTTCGTATTCAGGTGCGACCAGAACATCGCGCTTATTTGGGTAAGCTCGCAGACAGGATGGCCTTTGCTGGCCCCCTGACATCTGAGGATGGCAAGAGCACAGTGGGTAGTTTGCTAGTGATGGATTTTCCAAGCAAGGCGGATGTTGAGGCTTGGTTAGCGGATGAGCCATTTACAAGGGCGGGTGTCTATGAAAAGCCAATCATTCATGCATTTAATAATGGTTGGCAGCAAAAGGTAGGATTTCCTCCAGCAGTCTAA
- a CDS encoding DUF748 domain-containing protein: MRTWLLRITGGLLALTFLFWCAAHLWVPSAIKSAVETYGNKIGYQITYRDLSISSLRLRMEIDGLRLVNKQQGQLLDLKKSVVMLKWSHVIIGELGFDEILLDGLSIKLEKTASKGAAGPWNWQELIAAITRNLPPVDSTAPKKDIKISVDEFKVSNGSFEVSDPHTNLRERFKSLSIELRDIANYDKRGDVNGVRGQYGLNLGALSFTLPGLNKKIALKHVAIKGALDNPAPDTLGAQIDLEVDDGRISSHWDFKADKSIVGRVQINNISIAPFVTLLPVNKELLTQGGAIQSVMDVSLKDDALAISGDLHLLGLDLLEQGQKQSLMKWNSGDVSRFVYQSSKRSGASLSIEELSVSQPVLQFEIDEKGFSNFRRLFSKQESDLKLDPSVVESKEKQSFALDIKSLRLRDGEVQFSDLAMKPNFKVNLRKFNARLTNVNNLPGHSSTMTLDGMLARSGSIRGKGQISFDDPRRNNDVTLNFKNVPLNAFNPAVMTFAGYQIASGRINLNLHYSAKDGDLKGSNQIIIKKIGLGEEVADFRGKKLPLGLAITLLEDSDDTIDVTINIVGNVDSPEFSAGGLVWQAISNVLTNVATAPFRALGALLGMGANEGVNAVLGEAVYLPPDQDRLEKFGDFLVQKPHATLELVGTYDPNVDKTALARATADLAILKAAGINISPNDPIPTPDFSDPKVQSGLKSAYAQYVGRIKLGQRLIALPDGVERNEQLHAELIAGIPVTEEDMKSLAKNRAKLAQSLMVKTNPGLNDRISLGEVKTVSAAKEGVPLEVEVRIK; this comes from the coding sequence ATGCGAACCTGGTTACTACGAATTACCGGGGGCTTACTTGCGCTCACTTTTTTGTTCTGGTGTGCAGCACATCTTTGGGTTCCTAGCGCCATCAAGAGTGCAGTAGAGACTTATGGTAATAAGATTGGCTATCAAATCACCTATAGGGACCTCAGCATCTCTTCCTTGCGATTGCGTATGGAGATTGATGGTTTGCGATTGGTCAATAAGCAACAAGGACAATTGCTTGACTTAAAGAAATCGGTAGTAATGCTGAAGTGGTCTCACGTCATTATTGGGGAATTGGGATTCGATGAGATCTTGTTGGATGGGCTCAGCATTAAGCTCGAAAAGACAGCCTCTAAAGGTGCGGCAGGGCCATGGAATTGGCAGGAGTTGATAGCCGCGATTACACGTAATTTACCTCCAGTGGATTCAACTGCGCCCAAGAAGGACATCAAAATTTCAGTTGATGAATTCAAGGTCTCAAACGGTTCTTTTGAGGTGTCCGATCCTCATACCAATTTGCGCGAGCGATTTAAGTCGCTTTCTATCGAGCTGCGTGATATTGCGAACTACGATAAGCGGGGCGATGTAAATGGTGTGCGTGGCCAGTATGGTCTCAATCTAGGTGCACTGAGTTTCACTTTGCCAGGCTTGAATAAAAAGATTGCCCTTAAACATGTGGCCATAAAGGGCGCATTAGATAATCCAGCGCCAGATACGCTGGGCGCACAGATTGACCTGGAGGTTGATGATGGGCGCATCAGCTCTCATTGGGATTTCAAAGCGGATAAATCAATCGTAGGCAGGGTTCAGATCAACAATATTTCAATTGCACCTTTTGTTACATTGCTTCCGGTCAATAAAGAGCTATTGACTCAGGGCGGAGCTATTCAGTCTGTTATGGATGTCAGCCTGAAAGATGATGCGCTTGCTATCTCGGGAGATTTGCACTTGCTGGGCTTGGATTTACTTGAGCAAGGACAAAAGCAATCACTCATGAAGTGGAATTCTGGTGATGTGAGTCGATTTGTTTATCAGAGCTCAAAAAGATCTGGTGCAAGTCTGAGTATTGAGGAATTATCGGTTTCTCAACCAGTGCTCCAGTTTGAAATTGATGAAAAAGGCTTCTCTAATTTCAGACGTTTATTTTCTAAACAGGAGAGTGATCTGAAGCTTGATCCATCTGTTGTGGAGTCAAAAGAAAAGCAGTCGTTTGCCTTGGATATCAAATCATTGCGCTTGCGTGATGGCGAGGTGCAGTTTTCCGACTTAGCGATGAAGCCAAACTTCAAGGTCAATCTTAGAAAATTTAATGCCAGGCTCACAAATGTCAACAATCTCCCAGGCCATTCATCAACCATGACCTTAGATGGTATGTTGGCCAGATCTGGATCGATTCGGGGTAAGGGTCAAATTTCATTTGATGACCCGCGTCGTAATAACGATGTGACACTGAACTTCAAAAATGTGCCACTCAACGCCTTTAATCCAGCAGTAATGACTTTTGCCGGATACCAAATCGCAAGCGGTCGGATCAATTTGAATTTGCATTACAGCGCTAAGGATGGAGATCTAAAGGGAAGCAATCAAATCATCATTAAGAAGATTGGGCTTGGCGAAGAGGTGGCTGATTTTCGGGGTAAAAAATTACCACTGGGTTTAGCAATTACACTTTTAGAAGATTCTGACGATACGATTGATGTCACCATTAATATTGTTGGCAATGTGGACTCACCTGAGTTCAGTGCAGGCGGTCTAGTGTGGCAGGCAATCAGCAATGTCTTAACTAATGTCGCCACTGCACCATTTAGAGCTTTAGGCGCGCTCCTCGGAATGGGGGCTAATGAAGGTGTGAATGCGGTCTTGGGCGAGGCTGTGTATTTGCCTCCAGATCAGGATCGCCTGGAAAAATTTGGCGACTTTTTAGTTCAGAAGCCCCATGCTACATTGGAACTGGTAGGTACTTATGACCCCAATGTAGACAAAACTGCCTTAGCGCGGGCCACTGCAGATTTGGCTATTCTGAAGGCGGCTGGAATCAATATCTCTCCGAATGATCCCATTCCCACGCCTGATTTTTCTGATCCCAAGGTGCAATCTGGGCTGAAGTCAGCCTATGCTCAATACGTTGGCAGAATCAAACTGGGCCAACGTTTAATTGCCCTACCAGATGGGGTGGAGCGCAATGAGCAATTACATGCGGAGCTGATTGCCGGCATTCCCGTGACAGAGGAAGATATGAAGAGTCTGGCTAAAAATCGGGCTAAGCTAGCGCAAAGCTTGATGGTGAAAACTAACCCAGGGCTAAATGATCGGATTAGTTTGGGTGAGGTCAAAACCGTTAGCGCAGCTAAGGAGGGCGTTCCTCTCGAAGTAGAAGTCAGAATCAAGTAG